From Theileria annulata chromosome 1, complete sequence, *** SEQUENCING IN PROGRESS ***, one genomic window encodes:
- a CDS encoding ribonucleolar protein, putative (Tap349e08.q2ks7.cand.27 - score = 49.72) — MTKTYLLFETAAGYGLYQIDQWDQIGSDLSLDELVSNSERFSGTVKFKAFQPFRTAKEALENMRSITEGEATLLLTNFLSQNLPSSDHVLAIVDVSLAKSLSQKGFKVIYDSNVLELVRGCRLYETKRLTKLASGGTSFDMNNFQVGLGHSYSRSKLKFDPSKQDKPIINSVSLLDTLTKNLNSFAMRVREWYGWHFPELCKLVPDNKTFCEAVKLLKKKEEYDFENLEPLSELLGEELALTVKKASRHSIGHELADLDLENILNFADNVIKLDEMRNKLNGYLNDKVSMVAPNLNCVVGTLLSGRLISHAGSLVNLAKSPASTIQILGAEKALFRALKSRTNTPKYGLLFQSTFIGKASNKHKGKAARYLANKCALAARLDYFCDVNTDIYGKKMSEQLTKRMNYLLGGPQHDRNINVMKQAHEEYKQLSNLAKLNEKAKTVPDDQADEKPKKKRKTSSKKNKEQNEAESMNNVENEQQTSDKVSDSEQKLNHVAQSENLPAVDREPTKKPKKSSKKKKEQTENSEKSTEIADAVPSPESNAAKSSKKQKEQKES; from the coding sequence ATGACTAAAACCTATTTGTTGTTTGAAACCGCCGCAGGCTACGGTTTATATCAAATTGACCAATGGGACCAAATTGGAAGTGATTTATCACTAGACGAATTAGTTTCAAACTCAGAAAGATTCTCAGGAACAGTGAAGTTCAAAGCATTCCAGCCATTTAGAACAGCAAAAGAAGCTCTAGAAAATATGAGAAGTATTACAGAAGGAGAAGCGACGCTACTGCTTACCAACTTCCTTAGTCAGAACCTTCCATCATCAGACCACGTTTTGGCAATTGTTGATGTATCCCTAGCAAAAAGTTTATCGCAAAAAGGCTTTAAAGTAATTTATGACTCAAATGTACTTGAGCTCGTGAGAGGATGCAGACTGTATGAAACCAAGAGGCTTACGAAGTTGGCCTCCGGGGGCACATCATTTGATATGAACAACTTCCAAGTAGGTTTGGGCCATAGTTATAGCAGAAGTAAGCTGAAATTCGACCCTTCAAAACAAGATAAACCTATCATAAACTCGGTTTCACTTTTGGATACTCTGACAAAGAACCTGAACTCGTTTGCAATGAGAGTTCGAGAGTGGTATGGATGGCATTTTCCAGAGTTGTGTAAATTAGTCCCAGATAACAAAACCTTTTGCGAggctgtaaaattactaAAGAAGAAGGAAGAATACgattttgaaaatttggAACCATTGAGTGAACTTTTGGGAGAGGAGTTGGCATTGACAGTCAAAAAGGCATCCAGGCACTCAATAGGTCATGAATTGGCTGACCTCGATTTggagaatattttaaattttgcAGATAATGTCATAAAATTGGACGAAATGAGGAATAAATTGAACGGTTACTTGAACGATAAAGTTTCTATGGTTGCTCCAAATTTGAACTGTGTGGTTGGAACTCTACTTTCAGGAAGACTCATTAGTCATGCCGGTTCCCTGGTTAACTTGGCAAAATCTCCTGCAAGTACAATTCAAATATTAGGTGCTGAGAAGGCACTTTTCAGGGCTCTAAAATCTAGGACCAATACTCCCAAATACGGTCTTCTATTCCAGTCAACTTTCATCGGTAAGGCCTCAAATAAACATAAAGGCAAGGCTGCAAGATATCTGGCAAACAAGTGTGCCCTTGCAGCAAGGTTAGACTATTTTTGCGACGTCAACACTGATATTTATGGCAAGAAGATGAGTGAACAGTTGACAAAGAGAATGAACTATTTACTTGGAGGACCACAGCACGATCGGAACATAAACGTGATGAAACAGGCACACGAGGAATACAAGCAACTATCGAACTTGGCAAAGTTGAATGAAAAGGCCAAAACCGTTCCTGACGATCAAGCTGATGAGAAGCCAAagaaaaaaagaaaaacTTCATCTAAGAAAAATAAGGAACAGAACGAGGCTGAATCTATGAATAATGTCGAAAATGAACAACAAACTTCAGATAAAGTTTCAGACTCTGAGCAAAAATTAAACCACGTGGCACAATCAGAGAATCTACCAGCCGTCGATAGAGAGCCAACTAAGAAACCAAAGAAATCCTCAAAAAAGAAAAAGGAACAAACTGAAAATAGTGAAAAATCAACAGAAATAGCTGATGCAGTTCCATCTCCCGAATCTAACGCAGCTAAAAGTTCTAAGAAACAGAAGGAACAGAAAGAATCTTAG
- a CDS encoding uncharacterized protein (Tap349e08.q2ks7.C.cand.97 - score = 21.22) — translation MDFGSFKSFVLNLYESSVLILKFGFVLVRRFKIACQKVSIARSQGLLDDEHFYTLYGLYKQARFGDYEDYGSYFVTHPSDKTELWKKLRGMPPKEALLEYIRYANQVVPTFKESDDLESSMVEKQPSLVEVKSPEGLTALHLAADRGHLDIVVFLLDNGSDVNAADDNGDAPLHVALESEQDEIVKILVGRGGNLEQR, via the exons ATGGATTTCGGCTCGTTCAAGTCATTCGTCCTAAATTTGTATGAATCCTCTGtcttgattttaaaattcgGATTTGTTCTAGTTagaagatttaaaattgcTTGTCAAAAAGTTTCCATCGCCAGATCGCAGGGCCTGCTGGATGATGAACACTTTTACACTCTATACG GATTATATAAACAGGCGAGGTTCGGAGATTATGAAGATTATGGAAGTTATTTTGTCACCCATCCATCCGATAAGAC GGAATTGTGGAAGAAACTTAGGGGTATGCCCCCAAAGGAAGCCTTGTTAGAGTACATTAGATATGCCAACCAGGTCGTGCCTACGTTCAAAGAATCAGACGATTTGGAATCG AGCATGGTCGAAA aacAACCATCCTTGGTGGAAGTGAAAAGCCCAGAGGGGCTAACGGCTCTTCATCTCGCAGCTGATCG TGGGCATCTCGATATTGTGGTCTTTCTGCTGGATAATG GTTCAGACGTAAACGCAGCTGATGATAATGGAGACGCTCCACTCCATGTGGCACTGGAGTCAGAACAAGACGAAATTGTCAAAATTCTAGTAGGAAGAGGTGGTAATCTCGAACAAAGGTAA
- a CDS encoding uncharacterized protein (Tap349e08.q2ks7.cand.26 - score = 26.03;~Signal peptide predicted for TA06810 by SignalP 2.0 HMM (Signal peptide probability 0.903, signal anchor probability 0.055) with cleavage site probability 0.860 between residues 21 and 22) gives MYSNRNITVVLLLYITHFVHSKTTGYDSSDSNLIVGSIGFKRLSQITELCEVNNDFLFRTNEVQLRMNQDIFECLSKMKLNGTLKTTTMTSLSVKQWVLWEVDRFNFKDEMNWISGTVNTCGNSKDSFLGGPCVLGPGGVKRFYNHIPEHTEIKITGRVHFFDEWNGESVFLKVNDKILWSQWHNWCPTIPDSACMKFGIDVCGIEYPDRLSVYLEVSMVNSDSSVALEFFSNLSKERNPCDVSWGIDDIVLHIR, from the exons ATGTACTCAAATCGGAATATTACAGTAGTTTTGTTGCTGTACATTACACATTTTGTACACTCCAAAACTACTGGGTATGACTCAAGTGACTCAAACCTGATCGTAGGGAGCATCGGGTTTAAAAGACTATCTCAAATTACTGAGCTCTGCGAAGTCAACAACGACTTCCTGTTCAGAACAAATGAAGTTCAACTCAGGATGAATCAGGACATCTTCGAGTGCCTCTCAAAGATGAAGCTTAATGGAACCCTGAAAACAACAACAATGACATCTCTTTCAGTTAAGCAATG GGTTCTCTGGGAAGTTGATAGGTTCAACTTTAAAGACGAAATGAATTGGATATCAGGG ACTGTTAACACTTGCGGAAACTCTAAGGATTCATTTCTTGGTGGACCTTG tgTTCTTGGGCCTGGTGGAGTCAAGAGGTTCTATAATCATATTCCCGAACACACTGAAATTAAGATAACTGGAAGAGTTCATTTTTTCGACGAATGGAACG gAGAATCTGTTTTTTTGAAAGTTAACGACAAGATACTATGGAGCc AATGGCATAATTGGTGTCCTACTATCCCTGATTCTGCTTGTATGAAGTTTGGCATAGACGTTTGTGGTATAGAATATCCTGATCGGCTATCG GTTTATTTAGAGGTTTCAATGGTCAATTCTGACAGTTCAGTGGCATTAGAGTTTTTTAGCAACTTGTCCAAAGAAAGGAACCCATGCGATGTTTCTTGGGGGATAGACGACATTGTTTTACATATTAGATAG
- a CDS encoding uncharacterized protein (Tap349e08.q2ks7.C.cand.98 - score = 19.12) gives MRRHKPKIINEHSPILDEFNAENSQNIAESENNLGKMNDLMKINQDYNILNFDQMQNYNYDFHFIPEWFNTLPPSLSSTKGFVVDSLASLAHMGLMSLISTQAFQNSYCSVFSSETEKAVCLKNSIENINKIAQTGRQIMSLNFRVLAGGRMAKEALVSLNTLASDPQNVGMIKTLGSTIIMYLTLMRESVGDEFVYLLINKP, from the exons ATGAGAAGACATAAACCAAAGATAATTAACGAACATTCACCCATTCTTGATGAATTTAACGCTGAGAATTCTCAAAATATAGCAGAATCTGAGAATAATCTCGGCAAGATGAACGATTTGatgaaaattaatcaaGATTACAATATACTCAACTTTGACCAAATgcaaaattataattatgaTTTTCACTTTATTCCTGAATGGTTTAATACGTTACCACCAAGTTTAAGTAGTACAAAGGGCTTTGTTGTTGATAGTTTAGCTAGTCTAGCACACATGG GCCTAATGAGTCTAATTTCAACTCAAGCATTTCAAAATTCCTATTGTTCAGTTTTCTCTAGTGAGACTGAGAAGGCTGTATGTCTGAAAAATA GCATTGaaaacataaataaaatcGCACAAACGG GGAGACAAATAATGTCACTAAATTTTCGTGTACTAGCAGGAGGAAG GATGGCGAAGGAAGCACTTGTTTCACTCAATACGCTAGCCTCAGACCCTCAGAACGTTGGAATGATAAAAACTCTAGGGTCGACgataataatgtatttgACCCTAATGAGGGAGTCTGTAGGGGACGAGTTTGTTTATTTGCTTATTAATAAACCTTAG
- a CDS encoding uncharacterized protein (Tap349e08.q2ks7.cand.25 - score = 6.99), producing MSHLIFSINLNILKYVKTIKIPFIADDFFGRFGFGEIPTLATSTCTSNQISLNPTISENSVIGAFIDSLNTLFWKGKHFKGILFFFKIQRNFYSK from the exons atgAGCCATCTCATCtttagtataaatttaaacattttaaaatatgtaaaaacaataaaaattcCATTTATCGCAGACGATTTTTTCGGAAGATTCGGATTTGGAGAGATTCCAACTCTAGCCACAAGTACTTGTACATCCAACCAG ATTTCACTAAACCCAACTATATCTGAAAACTCAGTAATTGGAGCCTTCATTGACTCCCTCAACACACTCTTTTGGAAGGGCAAACATTTTAAaggtattttattttttttcaaaattcaAAGGAACTTTTATTCCAAGTAA
- a CDS encoding uncharacterized protein (Tap349e08.q2ks7.cand.24 - score = 65.93) has translation MSNCEVDSRTHSLDSCRNPNDNLIPESDFCYAEGDSLEGGPCGEWLVFQVHLRNKCWPGTLRLHLKTCDDFCFRATVHVGGLKDERDQRRSAPSCVNDRLMNNFYGESIYKNFEWDVCVSDENTYNVRYKVSMKGMFLLYVRLDGNDIAGSPFNIFISDGKTCPQSTRVQNINNLKCRAMPYIKSIVEVIDDERWDYECKNQVSEDYQRRRLYSVEKLRQYSLVNELTLNACDKVGNIIKYKTPYVKAWCTNFGKVIEVKHLGNGVISIKYVVIVQKEDLDKVKTFYSSKNETVLPSYLRNLGTPCTLNVQLDGETIYGSPFVPEITNVSELEEYYASFPETLNSLSLSLNHMLSEDNLEGCSQAIFNFFHANKDMEESDKSKAVELISKLVDDKSKHIKRNNFLMESQMYKINHVKTYALGQLHQFMDSQYQKMVKAKTSSIIECIKELNSYNTSVNGETKGFKNLADVIFNYTRIGDELRKLHRYDLADKFDSISDRICEEIELNRWENLLHDKKKKLIKIREQVDESVKKLQDFKKKVHEKYDNLEFKPIKKMQIDKEVQTIQQETVTARLLPLVKNRCIPEDPKTEVDKVVETFWRRCSNYDIHSGITKVLKSSIRLKNALNEIFFYYSNKYNTKDNMIQYAIPSNSMYLFHMDSSISKTLLNNKRKLEEMFDKFSVMISGKRVLPENMWCVYLRELAYMNLLYKIAESGDVNLLRDNLHPSRLSAFHHFCQFHILNLYEKLFTTRPEFQKSLKFYNTKKLLRSSLNFKYEKESAQMHYFPTETDMANYITTEIPNKVGNSLNENILHLIFKHYSRLSMFGKQKQDPKSYKCNDDSWLSTAMFVVFSRDFGIVPGYMDGSSVQKIADDTILANIEQNTYQSTTFRGRLFYKDFVDALVNIISNSIYKICLNRHEMYTKHLKDNSILNITKKNKFHETRNCIQTQESVLEEVNEVLQILGLNNPLHIDLTIEAIYGSEALEFLH, from the coding sequence ATGAGTAACTGTGAAGTGGACTCAAGAACACACTCACTGGACTCATGTAGAAACCCTAACGACAATCTAATTCCAGAATCAGACTTTTGCTACGCAGAAGGAGATAGCTTAGAAGGAGGACCATGCGGAGAGTGGCTCGTGTTTCAAGTGCATTTGAGAAACAAATGCTGGCCTGGAACACTTCGTCTACACCTTAAAACGTGCGATGATTTTTGCTTCAGAGCAACAGTACATGTGGGAGGTTTAAAAGATGAAAGAGACCAAAGAAGATCAGCTCCTTCGTGCGTAAATGATAGATTGATGAACAATTTCTACGGAGAATCAATTTATAAGAACTTCGAGTGGGACGTATGCGTATCAGACGAAAATACATATAACGTAAGATACAAGGTGTCGATGAAGGGAATGTTTCTGCTTTATGTGAGACTTGATGGGAACGATATCGCAGGGTCTCcatttaacattttcatCTCAGATGGTAAAACATGCCCACAATCAACCAGAGTCCAAAacatcaataatttaaaatgcAGAGCAATGCCATACATAAAGAGCATAGTGGAAGTGATTGATGACGAAAGGTGGGATTACGAGTGTAAAAACCAGGTTTCAGAAGATTATCAAAGGAGAAGACTATATAGTGTGGAAAAATTGAGACAATATTCACTTGTTAATGAGTTAACATTGAATGCATGTGACAAGGTTGGGAACATAATCAAATACAAAACTCCGTACGTAAAAGCCTGGTGCACAAATTTTGGGAAGGTAATTGAGGTAAAACATTTGGGTAACGGAGTTATATCAATAAAGTACGTGGTAATAGTTCAGAAAGAAGATTTAGATAAAGTAAAAACTTTCTACTCGAGCAAGAACGAAACCGTCCTCCCATCATATTTACGTAATCTAGGAACGCCATGTACCTTAAATGTTCAACTTGACGGAGAAACTATATACGGGAGTCCTTTTGTACCAGAAATAACAAACGTAAGCGAATTAGAGGAATACTATGCCAGCTTCCCAGAAACACTGAACTCTCTTTCATTAAGCTTGAATCACATGTTAAGCGAGGATAATTTAGAAGGGTGTTCCCAGGCAATATTTAACTTTTTCCACGCCAACAAGGATATGGAAGAAAGTGACAAATCAAAGGCAGTTGAACTAATATCCAAACTAGTTGATGACAAATCTAAGCATATTAAAAGGAATAACTTTTTGATGGAAAGCcaaatgtataaaattaaccaCGTGAAGACTTATGCGCTCGGACAGCTCCACCAATTTATGGATAGTCAGTACCAGAAGATGGTGAAAGCGAAAACTAGTAGTATTATAGAGTGCATAAAGGAGCTGAATAGCTATAACACATCTGTGAATGGTGAGACTAAGGGGTTCAAGAATTTGGCCGACGTCATCTTCAACTACACCAGAATAGGGGATGAGTTGAGGAAACTACACAGATATGATTTGGCGGACAAATTTGACTCCATAAGTGATAGAATATGTGAAGAGATAGAACTTAACAGGTGGGAGAACCTTCTTCATGATAAAAAGAAGAAACTTATAAAAATTAGGGAACAAGTTGATGAATCGGTTAAGAAGCTTCAAGATTTTAAGAAGAAAGTACACGAAAAATACGATAATCTGGAATTCAAACCAATAAAAAAAATGCAAATAGATAAAGAGGTCCAGACTATTCAGCAAGAAACAGTAACTGCAAGGCTCTTGCCACTTGTTAAGAATAGGTGTATTCCTGAAGATCCGAAGACTGAAGTGGATAAAGTAGTAGAGACTTTCTGGAGGAGGTGTAGCAACTACGATATTCATTCAGGTATAACTAAAGTTCTGAAGTCAAGCATAAGACTCAAAAACGCCTTAAACGAAATATTCTTCTACTATAGCAACAAATACAACACTAAAGACAATATGATACAGTATGCAATTCCAAGTAATTCTATGTACCTCTTCCATATGGACTCGTCAATCAGCAAGACTCTACTTAACAACAAAAGAAAGTTAGAGGAAATGTTCGATAAATTTTCGGTTATGATCTCTGGAAAACGTGTTCTTCCAGAAAACATGTGGTGTGTGTACCTTAGAGAATTGGCCTATATGAACTTGTTATACAAGATAGCAGAATCGGGAGATGTTAATCTCTTAAGAGATAATCTCCACCCTTCAAGACTTTCCGCTTTCCACCACTTTTGTCAATTCCACATCTTAAATTTGTACGAAAAGTTGTTTACTACACGACCTGAATTCCAAAAATCTCTAAAGTTCTACAATACTAAGAAGCTACTAAGATCAAGCcttaatttcaaatatgAAAAAGAGTCTGCCCAAATGCACTACTTCCCAACTGAAACTGACATGGCTAACTACATAACTACAGAGATTCCAAACAAAGTTGGAAACAGCCTAAATGAGAATATCCTACATCTCATTTTCAAGCACTATAGCAGACTCTCGATGTTTGGGAAGCAGAAACAGGACCCCAAGTCGTACAAGTGCAATGATGACTCTTGGCTTTCCACTGCAATGTTCGTAGTTTTCTCAAGAGATTTCGGAATAGTGCCTGGATATATGGACGGTTCATCAGTTCAGAAAATCGCAGATGATACCATTTTAGCAAATATTGAGCAAAACACGTATCAATCAACCACATTCAGGGGAAGACTCTTTTATAAAGACTTTGTGGATGCGCTAGTCAACATAATTTCCAACTccatttataaaatatgcTTAAACAGGCATGAAATGTACACAAAACATCTAAAAGATAACTCAATCCTGAATATTACCAAGAAGAATAAGTTCCATGAAACAAGGAACTGTATCCAAACTCAAGAATCGGTTTTAGAGGAGGTTAATGAGGTTTTACAGATTCTAGGATTAAACAATCCTCTACACATTGACTTAACGATTGAGGCTATATATGGTTCTGAGGCTTTGGAATTTTTACACTAA
- a CDS encoding disrupter of silencing (SAS10) (Tap349e08.q2ks7.C.cand.99 - score = 82.63) has protein sequence MGKNIFRKPKKTSEESDSKKNKNKSSSSGFKALITDDGKDYIPFNEDEENSQDEDYEKLGLPRSFTPEVTDDELDEELEDEYHEDEEEDEEDDDEDEEKEDRTNWGKRLKEYYVEGSDEESDEEALEDRIAEAREIAEEMYEDVEEEDAELDRYIESEKEDDSTALDTLIDNLSESLKKDSEKIELPENFLKMSDEDKREFLDKEHPEFLLLLKEFKDKSDISREQIFKILNDPKSYKLCTKDGLEYLDIRNELFLMYLSYLTYYLLLKVHGVSVEKHPVIDRLLEIRLLLDKAKPIENKLQYQISKLLNNLKAKEEDEEELVPKPENIEVDTVKGKKYKAPKHLINQYTTNEEKEEGEGDQYKFMKKLNEIEEYEMDHMRRIPMSKKYKKYLKMMDKNQRNLVGSNLQDLTNFGSGIVGSERKSNASDLNLVAQKLRQSVIMSEKRNNPDLLYTGSTIKKAKKGTPVENLHSNKQEKEKRRKPDEVDKIKNKYNKLKEERKKKYQEKNVKVYKPQPVVDGKREIGKDIMKNRGLVIKRTKTQGNARVTNRKKFEKKMKVFNAMTNRNRIENLDYSGEETGINVNKKKSLNA, from the exons atgggTAAAAACATCTTTAGAAAGCCTAAAAAAACATCAGAAGAATCTGATagtaaaaaaaataaaaataaatcttCAAGTTCTGGTTTTAAGGCTCTGATTACGGACGATGGGAAGGATTATATTCCATTTAACGAAGATGAAG AAAATTCACAAGATGAAGATTATGAAAAACTTGGTTTGCCGCGCTCATTCACGCCAGAAGTTACAGACG atgAATTAGATGAGGAGCTAGAAGATGAATATcatgaagatgaagaagaggatgaagaagatgatgatgaagatgaagaaaaGGAAGATAGAACAAATTGGGGGAAAAGGTTAAAGGAATACTATGTTGAAGGATCAGATGAAGAGTCAGATGAAGAAGCATTGGAAGATCGCATAGCAGAAGCACGTGAAATTGCAGAAGAAATGTATGAAGATGTGGAAGAAGAAGATGCAGAATTGGATAGATATATAGAATCAGAAAAGGAAGATGATTCAACA GCCCTGGATACCCTGattgataatttatctGAATCATTGAAGAAGGATTCGGAAAAAATTGAACTCCCTGAAaactttttaaaaatgagCGATGAAGATAAAAGAGAGTTTCTGGACAAGGAACATCCAGAGTTCCTATTACTACTGAAAGAATTCAAGGATAAGTCAGATATATCTAGGgaacaaatatttaagaTTTTAAATGATCCAAAGTCATACAAACTATGTACAAAGGAT GGTCTTGAATATTTGGATATTAGAAATGAGCTCTTCCTGATGTATTTGTCGTATCTCACATATTATCTCCTCCTCAAAGTACACGGAGTATCTGTGGAAAAGCATCCAGTGATAGACCGCTTGTTGGAAATAAGGCTTCTGTTAGATAAAGCGAAACCAATAGAGAATAAATTACAGTATCAGATATCCAAACTATTAAACAACTTAAAAG CTAAAGAGGAAGATGAGGAGGAGTTGGTTCCTAAGCCGGAAAATATTGAAGTTGACACCGTGAAAGGAAAGAAATACAAGGCTCCGAAACACTTGATAAATCAATACACGACTAATGAA GAGAAGGAGGAAGGTGAAGGTGACCAGTACAAgtttatgaaaaaattaaatgaaattgagGAGTATGAGATGGATCATATGAGGCGCATACCAATGAGCaagaaatataaaaaat ACCTGAAAATGATGGATAAGAACCAGAGGAATTTGGTTGGGAGTAATTTGCAAGATTTAACGAACTTTGGAAGTGGAATTGTAGGTTCTGAAAGGAAAAGTAACGCAAGTGACCTGAACCTAGTGGCTCAAAAGTTAAGACAAAGTGTAATAATGTCAGAAAAAAGAAATAACCCAGATTTGTTATACACCGGAAGTACAATAAAGAAAGCTAAAAAAGGCACTCCAGTAGAAAATTTGCATTCAAACAAAcaagaaaaagaaaaaagaagaaaacCAGACGAGGTggataaaataaagaataaatataataaacttAAAGAGGAAAGAAAGAAAAAGTACCAAGAAAAGAATgttaaagtatataaacCACAGCCCGTAGTGGATGGAAAGAGAG aaatcGGAAAGGATATCATGAAGAATAGAGGATTGGTGATCAAGAGAACCAAAACACAAGGAAACGCAAGAGTAACAAATCGCAAAAAGTTCGAAAAGAAAATGAAAGTATTCAACGCAATGACTAATAGAAATCGAATTGAAAACTTAGATTACTCAGGAGAGGAAACAGGAATAAACGTAAATAAAAAGAAGTCACTCAACgcataa